The following proteins come from a genomic window of Mammaliicoccus sp. Marseille-Q6498:
- a CDS encoding valine--tRNA ligase codes for MEMEPKYNPKKVEEGRYEQWLEKDYFKPSEDKDKETYTIVIPPPNVTGKLHLGHAWDTTLQDILTRMKRMQGYDTLYLPGMDHAGIATQAKVEGKLKEQGLSRHDLGREKFLEQAWSWKEEYADFIRAQWAKLGLGLDYSRERFTLDDGLSQAVKKVFVDMYNKGLIYRGERIINWDPETKTAISDIEVIHEDIMGHFYHIKYPFKDGNGSIEIATTRPETMLGDTAIVVNPNDDRYKDLIGKSVILPIIGRELPIIGDEYVEMEFGSGAMKVTPAHDPNDFEIGERHQLEKINVMNEDGTMNELAGKYNGLDRFECRKQLIEDLKQSGELIKIEEHEHSVGHSERSGAVVEPYLSTQWFVKMEPLAKQALANQDTDGRIDFVPDRFEGTFNRWMENIRDWTISRQLWWGHQIPAWYHNETGEIYVGEEAPADSENWSQDEDVLDTWFSSALWPFSTLGWPDENNEDFKRYYPTNVLVTGYDIIFFWVSRMVFQGLEFTGQRPFNDVLLHGLVRAEDGRKMSKSLGNGVDPMDVIDEYGADSLRYFLATGSSPGHDLRYSTEKVEAVWNFINKIWNASRFSIMNIGESFKFEDIDLSGEKSVADEWILTRLNETIENVTDLSDKYEFGEVGRVLYNFIWDEFCDWYIEMSKIPMNGEDEAKKQMTRSVLAYTLDQTMRMLHPLMPFVTEHIWQALPHEGETIIQASWPEVKPELSNENSKVSMQLLVEIIKSVRQARREVNTPMSKEVPIHIEAKDETVKKQLIDNKDYLMRFCNPSELIIDTKIEIPEKAMTEIVFGATVVLPLEGLIDMEKEIERLNQELNKWQKELDRVNKKLSNEKFVAKAPEKVINEEKEKKVTYQQKYDGVLARIEQLRG; via the coding sequence ATGGAAATGGAACCTAAATATAACCCGAAAAAGGTTGAAGAAGGTCGTTACGAACAATGGTTAGAAAAGGATTACTTCAAACCAAGTGAAGATAAAGATAAAGAAACGTATACAATTGTTATACCACCACCAAATGTAACAGGGAAATTACATTTAGGTCATGCATGGGATACGACGTTACAAGATATTTTAACAAGAATGAAGAGAATGCAAGGTTATGATACTTTGTATTTACCAGGTATGGATCATGCTGGTATTGCTACACAAGCTAAAGTAGAAGGAAAACTTAAAGAGCAAGGTCTATCTAGACATGATTTAGGTAGAGAAAAATTCTTAGAACAAGCTTGGTCATGGAAAGAAGAATATGCTGATTTTATTCGTGCTCAATGGGCTAAATTAGGTTTAGGATTAGATTATAGCCGTGAAAGATTCACATTGGATGACGGTTTATCTCAAGCAGTTAAAAAAGTATTCGTTGATATGTATAACAAAGGTTTAATTTATCGCGGAGAAAGAATTATTAACTGGGATCCAGAAACGAAAACAGCAATTTCAGATATAGAAGTAATTCATGAAGATATTATGGGTCATTTTTATCATATTAAATATCCTTTCAAAGACGGCAACGGTTCAATAGAAATCGCGACAACTCGTCCTGAAACGATGTTAGGTGATACAGCTATCGTAGTAAATCCAAATGATGATCGTTATAAAGATTTAATTGGAAAATCTGTCATTTTACCGATTATTGGTCGTGAGTTGCCGATTATAGGTGATGAATATGTTGAAATGGAATTTGGTAGTGGTGCAATGAAAGTAACACCTGCACATGATCCGAATGACTTTGAAATTGGTGAAAGACATCAGTTAGAAAAAATCAATGTAATGAATGAAGACGGCACAATGAATGAATTAGCTGGTAAATATAATGGCTTAGATCGCTTCGAATGTCGTAAACAGTTAATTGAAGATTTAAAACAATCCGGTGAACTTATTAAAATTGAAGAACATGAACATTCAGTTGGCCATTCAGAGCGAAGTGGTGCAGTAGTTGAACCTTATTTATCTACACAATGGTTCGTTAAAATGGAACCTTTAGCTAAACAAGCTTTAGCAAATCAAGATACTGATGGACGTATTGATTTTGTTCCTGACCGTTTTGAAGGAACATTTAATAGATGGATGGAAAATATCCGCGATTGGACAATTTCACGCCAATTATGGTGGGGACACCAAATTCCAGCATGGTATCATAATGAAACTGGTGAAATTTATGTGGGTGAAGAAGCACCTGCTGATTCTGAAAATTGGTCACAAGACGAAGATGTATTAGATACATGGTTTAGTTCAGCTTTATGGCCATTCTCAACTTTAGGTTGGCCTGATGAAAATAATGAAGATTTCAAACGTTATTATCCTACAAACGTACTTGTAACTGGCTATGATATTATATTCTTCTGGGTATCAAGAATGGTATTCCAAGGTTTAGAATTTACTGGTCAAAGACCGTTTAACGACGTGTTACTTCATGGATTAGTGAGAGCTGAAGACGGACGTAAAATGAGTAAATCACTAGGTAATGGTGTAGACCCAATGGATGTTATTGATGAATATGGTGCAGATAGTTTAAGATACTTCTTAGCTACTGGTTCATCTCCTGGACATGATTTACGTTATTCTACTGAAAAAGTTGAAGCGGTTTGGAACTTTATAAATAAGATTTGGAATGCTTCTAGATTTAGTATAATGAACATTGGCGAATCATTTAAATTTGAAGATATAGATTTATCTGGTGAAAAATCAGTTGCAGATGAGTGGATTTTAACACGATTAAATGAAACAATCGAAAATGTAACGGATTTAAGTGATAAATATGAATTTGGTGAAGTTGGTCGTGTACTTTATAACTTCATATGGGATGAATTCTGCGATTGGTATATTGAAATGAGTAAGATTCCTATGAACGGTGAAGATGAAGCTAAAAAACAAATGACACGTTCAGTATTAGCTTACACATTAGATCAAACAATGCGTATGTTACATCCATTAATGCCTTTTGTTACAGAACACATTTGGCAAGCTTTACCACATGAAGGCGAAACAATCATTCAAGCTTCATGGCCAGAAGTAAAACCAGAACTTTCAAATGAAAATAGTAAAGTTTCAATGCAATTATTAGTTGAAATTATTAAATCAGTTAGACAAGCAAGAAGAGAAGTTAATACGCCAATGTCTAAAGAAGTACCGATTCATATTGAAGCTAAAGATGAAACAGTTAAAAAGCAACTTATTGATAATAAAGATTATTTAATGAGATTCTGTAATCCTAGTGAACTGATTATTGACACTAAAATTGAAATTCCTGAAAAAGCAATGACTGAAATTGTTTTTGGCGCTACAGTTGTATTACCACTAGAAGGTTTAATTGATATGGAAAAAGAAATAGAAAGATTAAACCAGGAATTAAATAAATGGCAAAAAGAATTAGATCGTGTGAACAAAAAATTAAGTAATGAAAAATTTGTAGCTAAAGCACCTGAAAAAGTTATCAACGAAGAGAAAGAAAAGAAAGTAACTTATCAGCAAAAATACGATGGTGTATTAGCAAGAATTGAACAATTGAGAGGCTAG
- a CDS encoding folylpolyglutamate synthase/dihydrofolate synthase family protein has translation MNYLDSLHWIHERIKFGIKPGIKRMSWMLGQLNNPEENIQAIHVVGTNGKGSTVSYLRDALIANNYDVGTFTSPYIVTFNERISLNGVPISDSDLVELVQVVKPISERLEAETELGPATEFEIITLMMFVYFGSMRPVDFVVIEAGLGALNDSTNVFQPVMTVLTSIGLDHTNILGDTYLDIAREKAGVIKPSVPLIYSVKPKDALHFVREVVEKHHNKGLELDRDIYILSEDDEFTYRYDNYELENIQLNMIGKHQHENAALAITTLIEMYQRGLIQLDFNKMIDAIENVTWTGRIEKVKENPLVFLDGAHNKESIDALVDTFKQYYSDKKIDVLFAAIDGKPIGKMLNSLEEITERFYVTTFDFPKALPIDSVYENLEHGHIVKVKDYQQFINEYDGELLIVTGSLYFISEVRKIIV, from the coding sequence ATGAATTATTTAGATAGTTTGCATTGGATACATGAACGCATAAAATTCGGAATAAAACCTGGTATAAAAAGAATGAGTTGGATGCTAGGACAATTAAATAATCCTGAAGAAAATATTCAAGCTATTCACGTTGTAGGTACAAATGGTAAAGGGTCTACAGTTAGTTATTTAAGAGATGCTTTAATCGCTAATAATTATGATGTAGGCACTTTTACTTCACCATATATTGTAACTTTTAACGAAAGAATTAGTTTGAATGGCGTGCCAATATCAGATAGTGATTTAGTTGAACTCGTGCAAGTTGTTAAGCCTATTTCTGAAAGGTTAGAAGCAGAAACTGAACTTGGACCAGCAACTGAATTTGAAATCATTACACTTATGATGTTTGTATATTTTGGCTCAATGCGTCCTGTGGATTTTGTAGTCATTGAAGCCGGTTTAGGTGCTTTGAATGATTCTACAAATGTATTTCAACCTGTCATGACAGTGTTGACGAGCATAGGATTAGACCATACAAATATATTAGGTGACACTTATTTGGATATTGCACGAGAAAAAGCAGGCGTAATTAAACCTAGCGTGCCACTCATTTATTCAGTTAAACCAAAAGACGCCTTACATTTTGTAAGAGAAGTAGTAGAGAAACATCATAATAAAGGATTAGAACTAGATAGAGATATTTATATTTTATCTGAAGATGATGAATTTACTTATCGTTATGATAATTATGAGTTGGAAAATATTCAACTTAACATGATAGGGAAACATCAACATGAAAATGCAGCACTTGCGATAACGACATTAATAGAAATGTACCAAAGAGGTTTAATTCAATTAGATTTCAACAAAATGATTGATGCAATCGAAAACGTAACATGGACTGGTCGAATCGAAAAAGTAAAAGAGAATCCGCTTGTTTTCTTAGACGGTGCCCACAATAAAGAAAGTATAGATGCACTTGTCGATACATTTAAACAGTATTATTCTGATAAAAAAATTGATGTATTATTTGCAGCTATTGATGGTAAACCTATTGGCAAAATGTTAAATAGTTTAGAAGAGATTACAGAGCGATTTTATGTAACGACATTTGATTTTCCGAAAGCTTTACCAATAGACTCTGTTTATGAGAATTTAGAACATGGTCATATAGTAAAAGTAAAAGACTATCAACAATTCATCAATGAATATGATGGTGAATTACTTATTGTTACAGGTAGCTTATATTTTATAAGTGAAGTAAGAAAAATAATTGTATAA